The genomic region ATACTGATGGACTAGGTTTAGATCAAGATCCTACATGGTATTTATGGTTTAAAGATAATGGAACAAATGGCTCTGCGATTACAGCATGGGTTCCTACAGGATGTATTCACTTGGAAGACAATACTTATGGCTCATGGTTTAATGGAACACCAAATGATGGACCTGCCTTACCTTATAGTTGGCAAGTTGTAACAGGGACCGATGCCTCTCAAATTCAAACAGAGATGGAAGGTTATGAAAAAGATTGCCCAGATAACTGTGATTACGAAGATGAATGTTACTGTATTTTTGGACTTTGTGCAGAAGATGATGACAATCATGATACGAGAGCCAATTCAGGTAACATTGATTTTCAATTAGATCCACCTTGCCAGTGGAATCAATACAGTATTTCCAATGATGATTATTATGCCAGAATTGAAATATACTGGACATTTACAGCATTAGATCCAGGAGAAATTGATGGAGAACAATATGTTTGTCTTGGAGGAGATCCAACAGAATTAGGCTCAGTTTTAGGTGGAGATGCTGCTCTATCTTCATGGGTAACTTATCAATGGCAAGAATCTGTCGGGTGTACAGGAGCTTTTGTAGATGTTTTAGGAGCGACTAATGCGACGTATGATCCGCCACTAGGAATATTACAAAATACTTGTTATAGAAGAAAAGTAGTCAGTGCCTGTGGCGAAGCAATTTCAAATGAACAAGTTGTTGGTATTGAAGTCCCATCTGTAGCTGCTACATCTGTTACAGCTGCACCAACTTTACTATGTGGACCTGGTGATGTAACACTCTCGGTTAATGGAGGATCGCTAGGGTCTAATGCCGATTGGTATTGGTACGATGATGACCCCAATTCAAATGGAAACTTATTGGGAACGGGAGATCCTTTTACCATAAATATTTCAACAACGTCAACTTTTTATGTTCGAGCTGAGGGAAATTGTTCAGTAACAAATTCAGTAAGTAAAGAAGTTGTGGTTGAATTACCTTCAAATGCGCCAACAGCATTAACACCATCCAATGCTACAATTTGTCAAGGAGAGACTGTAAATTTAAGTGCTACAGGAGGGGTTTTAGGAACCAATGCTTTGTATGCTTGGTATGATGTAGACCCATTAATAGGAAATCCATTGCCCATTCATACTAGTTCAATTCCAACATATACTGGACTTACACCAGCAACTACAACTACTTATTATGTAAGAATAGAAGGGTGTAACATAACCAATCATGCATTTACAACCGTTACAGTAAATGAACCTTCTACTGATCCAACTGGAGTGAACTCTAATAACACGACTGTTTGTCCTAATGATGTGGTAACACTTACTGTTAATGGAGGAAGTCTAGGGACAGGGGCAGATTGGTATTGGTATGAATCAGGTTGTGGAGCAGGGACTTCTATAGGTAGTGGAGCTACAATTAACGTAACGCCAACTGTTACGACCAATTATTTTGTGAGAGCTGAGGGAACTTGTGGTATGTCAAATTGTGCCAACATCACAATTGTTGTTGACGAGGAATCTACACCACCTGTTTCGATTGTGGCAACAGCTTCAACAATATGTCCAGGTGATGCAACGATATTATCCGTAGTAGGAGGAAGTTTAGGAACAGGAGCAGACTGGAACTGGTATAGTGGAGCTTGTGGTGGTTTATTAGTAGGGACAGGAACAACAATAAGTGTTAATCCAGGAGTAACGACAGATTACTTTGTAAGAGCAGAGGGAGCGTGTAATACTACTCCTTGCGTAGCAACTACAATTACCACCAAAACAAGTTCGACTGATGCAACTGGGATAACGGTTTCTGCTAATAATATTTGTTCTGGCACACCAATTACACTTGCAATAAATGGAGGAACACTAGGAACGGGAGCAACCTGGGAATGGTATACAAGTTCATGTGGAGGAATTTATTTAGGGAGTGGAAATACCATGACGGTTTCACCAACAGCAACAACAACTTATTATGTTCGAGCGGAGGGTGATTGTAATATGTCTGGATGTGTGAATACTACTGTGATTGTACAACCAAGCTCGGTTTTACCTACATCAATCACTGTGACAAATCCTACTGTATGTCCTGGAGGATCGACGGATTTAACAGTAGTAGGAGGACAATTAGTACCTGGAGATAACTGGACTTGGTATGAGGGAGGTTGTGGAGCAGGAACATCTATTGGAACAGGGAATACTATTAATGTTAGCCCAACTGGAATAACAGAGTATTATGTTAGAGGAGAAGGTACTTGTGGAGCAACCAACTGTGCAAGTGTTACGGTAAACACAAGTACAGTTTCTATAGAACCAACTTCAATTGTAGCAACGAATACAGCTTTATGTGCTGGACAATCAACAGTATTATCGGTATCGGGAGGAATGCTAGGTACCAATGCGACTTGGAATTGGTATTCAGGATCATGTGGTTTAGGACCAGTAGGAACGGGGAATTCCATTAGTGTTTCGCCTAGCGCAACAACGACTTATTTTGTTAGAGGAGAAGGAACCTGTGGGAACTCTATATGTACAGCTATTACTATTACAGTTGGAGCGGGGGTGCCTGATCCTGTGTCTGCGAACTTAACATTTGATAACCTATGTCCAGGTGAAACGACGACATTGTCTGTTACTGGGAATCCATTGCCTCCTGATTATACTTGGGTATGGTATACTGGAGCTTGTGGAGCTGTGCCGGTTGGAGTTGGGGAACAAATAGATGTAGAACCAACGTCTACAGAAACTTATTATGTTAGAGCAGTAGGAACTTGTGGAGCAACAGTTTGTGAAAGTGTAACTGTCAATGTTCAAAATGGAAGTATTCCTCCAACTGGAATAACGGTATCGAATAATGATTTTTGTGCTGGCGAACCAACAACACTAACTGTACAAGGAGGGAATTTAGTTGCTGGAGCAGATTGGGTTTGGTATGAAAACAGTTGTGGAGGTACACCTGTAGCTACAGGAAGTCCGGTTACATTATCCCCAACAAATTCTGTAACCTATTATGTTCGGTCAGAAGGTGGAGTTTGTGGAAATACGCCTTGTACAAGTGCATTTGTGAGTGTAATTGAAACAATTGTACATTGTAATCCTTTTGATACCATTTGTGGTATAGGCAATTCGTTTGCATTACAAGGAGGGGAGCCTGATGGTGGATTTTATTCTGGAAATGGTGTTGATGATGGCGTTTTTTATCCTGAACTTGCTGGAGAAGGAACACATACCATAACGTATACTTACACATCTCCACTAAACGGGTGTACACAATCAGTGGATAAAGAATTAGTGATAACACCATCCGAATTAACAGCTCGAATTAAGGTAGAAGAACTTCCTTGTTCACAAGGAGGTGTTACTTTAAGTGTTACCAGCCAAAATACGCAAGGTTTCTTAGATTATTTATGGTCAAATGGTTCTTATGAACCTGAAATTAACTTTGTAGAAGAAGGTGAATATTCTGTTGTAATAGAAGATAGTGAAGGATGTTTAGCTAAATCAGACGAAGTGGCTGTAACAAGTGAAATGGAATGTATTGAAATTCCTAATACGTTTACTCCTAATGCAGATGGTAAAAACGATACTTGGAATTTATATTTTGATGGATACGCCGAAGCTGAATTAACAGTTCTTTCTAAATGGGGAAGAGTCGTATTTACCTCCAATGAATTGGAAGTTCATTGGGATGGAAAATCTAATGGAGGAGCGGAATTGCCAGCGGGGGTATATTATTATGTTCTAAAACTGAATCGTGGGGACAAAAAACAAAATGGAGTAGTAACCTTATTAAGATAAACAGATGAGAAATTGGTTTTATACAATATTGGTTCTGGTTTTGTTGTCTAATACATTTTTTAGTCAACAGATTGTACTGAATAGTCAATACATGATTAATAGTTTAGTTTTAAATCCTGCAGCTGCTGGAACAAAGACCTATGCACCTTTAGTAATAGGAGCCAGAAGACAATGGATGGGGATTCGTGAAGCTCCTGTTTCACAACATATATCTTATCATAATTCCTTGAGTAAATATATTGGAGTAGGAGGAATCTTATTCAATGATGTGGCAGGTCCTAGTAGGAGATCAGGAGTTATGGGGATACTTTCCACTCAAGTAGAAACATCTAAATATACTCGAGTTTCTTTTGCCCTAGCTGGTTCTGTAAATCAATACATGATCAATAGAGATCAGTTAATTACTGAAGAAAGTGATGATAATACAGTGTTAAATTATACCTCTAACCGCTTAATCCCAGATTTAGGTTTTGGAATGAAGTGGTATGGAGACCGCTATCAAGTTGGTCTTTCTGGATTTAATATGATTCAAACGAATGTTGATTTAACGAATATTATCACACCAGTGACCAATAATTTAGAACGTACTTTTTATTTGAATGGAAGTTATATCATTCCTTTAGGAAAATATAGTCCTTTAGTCACGTTAGAACCTTCAGCAGTAGCTCGAGTTATGATTAATGCACCTTTTCAATTTGATGTAAACTTGAGGGCGATTTATAATAAACGCCTTTGGTTTGGAACGTCTTATCGTTTTAGAGAGTCTATAGTTGCAATGGTAGGTTTTTCTACTGCTAAACTCGGAATTAGTTATTCGTATGATTACAGTACATCTCGATTGATGGAGTTTAACTCTGGTTCCCATGAGATAATGATCACACTTAGAAGTAAGAATAAGAGAGGGAATTCAACAGCTGCTGGTAAAAAGTTTAGCTCGTATGATTGTCCAACCTTTTAAACAAAGGTAATCTGGAATAAAATTTGTAGCTTTAACATTATGAAAAAAACAATGTTCATATTGCTGTTTTCTTTGAGCTATATCTTAACGTTGGCACAAGCTGAGATTGCATTGGATAAGAAAACGTTTAAATTTCCCAAAACTAAAGAAGGTGTTGAATTAAAACATACTTATCAATTAACCAATGTTGGTGATGCACCTTTATTGCTTCAAAAATATGATGTTGCTTGCCCGTGTACTCATTTAGAGTTTCCAAAAACACCTGTTTTACCTAATCAAACGATAGAATTAGTCGTTACTTTTGATACTAAAGATAAAATTGGTTGGCAAGACAGAATAATAACTTTGTATTCTAATGCCGAAAACTCACCAACTAAGCTCCGGTTTAAGGTGATGGTTGATAACAAGAAATAAAAAGATTTATAAATGAAGATATTAATGGTTTGCTTAGGTAATATTTGTCGTTCTCCATTGGCAGAAGGTATATTACAACATAAAGCGAATGAAGCAGGATTAAAGCTAAAGGTCGATTCTGCAGGAACAATAGCCTTGCATGAAGGGGAATTACCAGATTCAAGATCAATTGCAACTGCTCATGAGCATGGTATTGATATTACCAATCAACGCTCTAGACCACTAAAGCAACAAGACTTTGATACATTTGATTTGATTTATGTAATGGATGCCTCTAACTATTCTGATGTTTTGGCTTTAGCTAAAGATGAGGAGCAAAGAACCAAAGTAAAGATGATTTTAAATGAAAGTTATCCTGGTGAGAATAGAAGAGTCCCAGATCCATATTATGGAGGTGATGAAGGGTTTGAAAACGTATATCAGTTATTGGATCAGGCTTGTTCAATAATTATAGATAACTTGAAAGAATAACTGATGAAAGGTACAGTTTACATGCTCCCTATGACATTGGGAGATTCTTCTATTGAGAGTGTAATTCCACAAGAAGTTCAAGAACGCATCAAAACGTTAAAATATTTTATTGTTGAAAACATTAAAACGACTCGCCGTTACTTGAAGAAAATTGATCAATCAATTGATATTGATGAATTGACATTTTTTGAATTGAATAAACATACTGACCACAGTGAAATTGCTGATTTTATTGTCCCAGCTTTAAATGGTAACGATATTGGGATGATCAGTGAAGCTGGTTGCCCTGGAATTGCAGATCCTGGTAGTGAAATTGCGCGTATAGCACATTTAAAAGGTATTGTTGTAAAACCATTGGTTGGACCTTCTTCTATTTTAATGGCTTTAATTTCAAGTGGAATGAATGGTCAAGAGTTTAGTTTTAATGGCTATTTACCTTTTGATAAATCTAAGCGCAGTAAAAAAATCAAAGATTTGGAACGATTGGCTCAACGTAATTTCACTCAGTTATTTATGGAAACCCCATTTCGAAATAATGCACTGTTGGAAGAGGTCTTAAAAAATTGTAATGGAGGTTTAAAATTATGTATTGCAGCCGATATCTCATTAGAAACAGAATTTATTAAAACTAAAACGATCGCTGAATGGAAGAAAAATATTCCAAATCTTAAAAAGCGACCTGTAATGTTTGTTTTAGGAAAATAAAACAATAGGGATTCTAAATGATAAAATACCTAATATTTATATTACTTTTTACTTTTTTTTATTCTTGTACTGTTAATAAGCATACAAGTAAAAGCATTTTTTTTGATGATAATTCATCTTTAGAAGAACTATTTGATGAGTTTCCTGTAGGAGCTCAAATAGCTATTGGGTATATAGAAAATGATTCAACAATTTTTAAAGGATATATTAAAAATAATAACAGAATCGATGCTGTAAACAATAAGGATGGAATATTTGAAATAGGTTCTATATCTAAAGTTTTTACTTCATTATTACTAGCTAAATCTTTAGAAAAAAATAAATTAAGTCTAAATGATAAAGTTCAAACTTTTTTTGAATTTGAATTAAATGCAGGCGATTTAGGTTTTAACCCTAACGAGATTACTTTATTACAGTTATCTAATCATACTTCAGGACTTCCTAGAGTACCTATTGATTTAGTTTTTGGAGTAGATGTTGACAGAACCAATCCTTATGCTAATTATGATTCGATTAAATTAGAAACACATCTAAAAACTAATTTTTATAGACAAAGTAAAGCTGGGAAAAAGTATGCATATTCAAACTTAGGAGCAGGACTTTTAGGTTATATTTTAGAAAAAACTTACAATAATTCATACGAGGATTTATTAAATAAGAACATTTTTAATGAATTAAAAATGAAAAATTCTTCAATTTATGTAAGAGATTCATCAATGCTAATTAAAGGGATCGATAATAATGGAACTGTAAATAATTGGGAGTTTAAGTCTTTAGTGGGAGCAGGAGGAATAAAATCTTCCGTATATGATATGTCACGCTTTATTAAAAATAATATTGAAACATCAGAGAGGGAATATGTTCTAATGAGAGAAAAAACCTTCTCAGTAAATAAAGGTATGGAAATGGGGCTAGGTTGGCATATACTTAAACGAAATGGTAAAGAATTATTATTTCATAATGGTGCAACTGGAGGGTATACTTCTTCACTAGTAATTGATATTAAAAATAAAAAAGGGATAATTATTTTATGTAATGTTTCACCTAATATTACATTAGGGAGATTAGATGAATTATCATTAAAATGGATAGATAAAAAATGACAAAAGCAGAAAAAGTACAGTATGTAATCGATGAACTGGAACGTCTATACCCAGAGGTCCCAATACCATTAGATCATACCGATGAATACACCTTATTAGTAGCAGTTTTACTTTCTGCTCAATGTACGGATGAAAGAGTGAATAAAATCACACCATTATTGTATGCTAAGGCCAACAATCCATTTGATATGGTAAAACTGGAGGTAGATGAAATTCGAGAAATTATCCGCCCTTGTGGTTTGTCTCCACGAAAATCAAAAGCCATTCATGAACTATCTCAAATTTTAATTGAAAAATATGATGGTGTTGTTCCAGATAATATGGAGTTGTTAGAAGAGTTACCTGGAGTAGGGCATAAAACAGCATCAGTAGTTATTTCTCAAGCTTTTGGAGTCCCTGCATTCCCTGTAGACACGCATATTCACCGTTTGATGTATCGTTGGAATTTAACAAATGGAAAAAATGTACAGCAGACCGAAAAAGATGCCAAACGTCTATTTCCTAAAGAAATATGGAATAAGCTACATTTACAAATCATCTTTTATGGAAGAGAATATTCTCCAGCCAGAAGTCCTAAAAAAGCAGTAGATTATATTACCATGAAAATTGGAAGAAAATCAGAGATTGATAAAATGAAGTAGGAGGTAGCCGAACTTTCATTGAGTTAAACCAAATGATAAGTATTAATATGTAATACGCTTATTTCTTAATAGGTTTGTTTAAACAAACAATTACTTAAATGAAACTATTAGAACAACTAATAATTGGTTTACTCATTTTTATCCTCAATGGCTGTTCAATTGAAAATAATGAGAGTGCAAAACAATTAATAATAGAAGATGAAGCATCTTTAAAGTATTACGAAGACCTTATAGACGAATATCAAGGTCACTTTTTAGAATATTCTTTACCTAATTCTCAAGCTAGAATTGAAGGTTTTGATTTATCAGCTCATTTAGATTCTATAAAGAATAGAATGGACACAATAGCGCAACAGTTTTATACTGTTGATAAGCTTACCTTATTAGAAAGGTATATCGACAATGATACAGATTATGTAAATATTATTGGGATGTTAGTCATTTGTCACGATTCTGAATTACCTAAAGGGCAACAAATCATACATAAATATCGAAAATGTAGTCAAATCACAAAGAAAAGATTAAGTATTGCAGATTGTGAACTCCTAGCAGATTTAGTAGAAACTTGGTTTTATTCTGAATAATACTTTTTAAAGTTTGATAAAGCTCTCTAATTGTTCAATATAATTTTGATACCCTAAATTTTGAGGAACACCATTTGTTCCATGATTAGCATTTGGGACTCTTTCAAAATGCCCATAAACACCGCTGTAATTCTGGTAAATGATTTCTCCATTTGAAATCTTTAAATAATCATCTAATTCACCATGAAATAAATAGAAAGGTTGTTGAACTTGTTTTATTTTCTCAGCATTATCGAACTCTAAAGTTGAAAAGAATTCAGCACTCACATTCATAACCGTAGCTTCTTCAGCTAGATTGGCAGCAGATGCCATTGGGGCTTCTAAAATCAACTTACTAGGTTTAAACTCTTCAAAATTAGCAGCCATTTCAGTTGCTGGAACACTCCCTAAACTAAAACCATAAAATACGACATGATTAGCAGTTACGCCTTGGGCTTTTAACCATCTTAAAACAGTTCGTGTATCTTCATATAATGTTGCTTCTGTTGATGAACCCTTTGAGAGTCCATAACCTCTATAGTCATAGGTTAATACTCCATAATTATTTTTTCCTCCAATGTTTGCCAATAATTTTGTTCTAGGCCAATAAGCATCCATGTGTTTTGACTGTCCATGGCTATATACAATGATTGTATCTGTTGCTATAGTGTTGAGATCACCAATATACAAGGCGTAAATTTCTGTAGAAGATGCTTCAGTGTCAAGTTGAGAGTTTAGTGTAAACAAATGTAAGTGGTCTTCAGGAATATTAAAACTAGATGGGATGTCATCCATATCAGATTCTCCCTCATAGTTTTCAAGTAAATAGGCTTCAATTTCTTCACCTCTAAAAACCATAGGGTCAAGTTTTGCACAAGCTCCAAAAACAGCAACTAACATCAAAAGATGGAATAAATAGTTAAGCTTAATCATAATTAGAAGAGTTTAGTTATTCCGAAATAAAGTCCCATAGCACCTTTGTTATTAGCAATACTTTGATAGGGTACAAATACATCATGACTATTCTGTCCAAGTCCTAACAATTTGTACTCAATATTGAATTGTAAGGCTTTACTTTTTAAGGTCAATCCAGCATGGGGATTAGGAAGCCATCTTTGTAGTTGCTCTAAATCATGGGCTCTTTTAGCTCTAAGTTCAAACCAATTAGAAAGCCCCAGATACCAGAAGTGATTTCTTTTTGAAAAGTTCCAATAAGCATTGAAGTCTATACTTGGCCAATACCTTGTTGTTCCTGTTCTTAAACTGGTAACAATCGTATTGTTCAAAGAACTTGATAGGGCAGGGAAGTGATCTTTTTGTTTAAATAAACGATACGTTACCCCTAAGTCGCTGTGGAAATTATTAAAAACCAAAGCAGTAGTATGCAAGCCTCCAAATGCAGTTAAATTTGAATCTATGCCATATCCATATACTACAGAAGACATTGGAGTAGGAATGACAGCTCCTCCAAAATTAATAAGTGGACCTCCAATACTGGCTCCAACTGCATGTTGCTTTTTTGCAAGAGGTTCTACAAATCGTGAACTAGAACAGGAAGCTTGAACTAGAATTATTGTTATTATAAAAAGGTAAAGAAAATGCTTCATTACGATTAAAAGTAATGAATATATATGAAAAAAGCACCTTAATATAAAATTAAGATGCTTTTTATTATTTTTTAACGAAACTACTATTTAGCTTCAGCTTTTTCCTTTTTTTCAGGTTTAGGTAAAAGAGTTTTTCTAGAAATTTTTAGTTTTCCATTTTTAGGATCTTTCCCAATCACTTTTACATCTAAAACGTCACCTGTTTTTAAGTAATCGTCAACCTTTTCAACTCTTTCCCAAGCAATTTCACTAACGTGAAGTAAGGCATCAATACCAGGTAAAATTTCAACAAATGCTCCAAAGGCAACAATGTTTTTAACTTTTCCTGAGTAAGTTTCTCCAACTTCAGCAGTAGGAGGGAAAGCAATTGCTTTTACTCTAGCCATTGCTTCATCTAAACCAGCTTTATCGTCAGAATAGATTTCAACCATTGCCATTTTATCATCATCAGGATCACCAATAGAGATCGTTGTATTGGTCTCGGCTTGGATTGCTTGAATCGTTTCTCCACCTTTTCCGATAATTCCTCCAACAACTTCATCTGGAACTAAGATTGTTTCAATTCTTGGAACATGTGGTTTATAATCAACTCTTGGCTCAGCAATTGTCTCTTTAATTTTGTTTAAGATATGTAATCTACCATCTCTAGCTTGATCCAATGCTTCTTCAAGCATTTTATAGTCAAGTCCTTCGATTTTGATATCCATTTGACAAGCTGTAATACCATCTTCAGTTCCTGTGACTTTAAAGTCCATATCTCCTAAGTGATCTTCATCTCCTAGAATATCTGATAAGACAACATAATCTTTGTTATCAGTAATTAATCCCATTGCAATTCCAGATACAGGCTTTTTCATTTTAACACCACCATCTAATAGTGCAATTGTACCAGCACAAACAGTAGCCATAGAAGAAGAACCATTTGATTCTAAAATTTCAGAAACTAAACGAATTGTATATGGATTATCTTTTTTCTCAGGTAACATTGGTTTTAATGCTCTTAACGCTAAGTTACCATGTCCAACCTCTCTACGGCTTACCCCTCTAATAGGTCTAGCTTCACCAGTTGAGAAAGGAGGGAAGTTGTAATGTAAAATAAAGTCTTCTTCAGTTTGAATAATTGGAGAATCTTTTCTTTGAACATCTAATTTACTTCCAAGAGTAAGTGTCATTAAAGCTTGTGTTTCTCCTCTTTGGAATAATGCAGAACCATGTGGGCTAGGCAAGTACCCTGCTTCAGACCAGATATGTCTAATCTCATTCATATCACGTCCATCTAAACGAATTTTTTCGTCTAACATGCAACGACGTACTGCTTCTTTTTGAGCTTTTTTGAAATATTGATTCACTAAGAATTTATTCTCACTGTAAAACTCTTCAGTAACAGTTGCTAAATAATCTTCTTTTACAGCTCCAAATAATTCTCCTCTTTTCTTTTTATCGTTTAACCCTTGTTTAGCGATATCATAACATCTTTGGAAAGAAAAATCAAAGATAGTTTTCTTTAATTCTTCATCACTTTTCTCATGTGAGTAAGCTCTTTTTTCTTGAGCTTTTTCAACAGCTTGAGTTAATTCATTTAATGCTTCACATTGTGTGATGATGGCTTTATGAGCGACTTTAATTGCTTCTAACATTTCTGCTTCAGAAACTTCTAACATTTCACCTTCAACCATTACAATGCTGTCT from Flavobacteriales bacterium harbors:
- a CDS encoding polyribonucleotide nucleotidyltransferase; translation: MNIINKTINLGNGKEITIESGKLAKQADGSVVVRVGDTMLLATVVSNKDAQEDLDFLPLTVDYREKFASTGRFPGGFLKREARPTDEEILTMRLVDRALRPLFPDDYHADTQIMIQLMSSDKENMPDQYACFAAAAALAVSDIPFNGPVSEVRVARKDGEFLINPTFEELKGADIDLMVAGSLDSIVMVEGEMLEVSEAEMLEAIKVAHKAIITQCEALNELTQAVEKAQEKRAYSHEKSDEELKKTIFDFSFQRCYDIAKQGLNDKKKRGELFGAVKEDYLATVTEEFYSENKFLVNQYFKKAQKEAVRRCMLDEKIRLDGRDMNEIRHIWSEAGYLPSPHGSALFQRGETQALMTLTLGSKLDVQRKDSPIIQTEEDFILHYNFPPFSTGEARPIRGVSRREVGHGNLALRALKPMLPEKKDNPYTIRLVSEILESNGSSSMATVCAGTIALLDGGVKMKKPVSGIAMGLITDNKDYVVLSDILGDEDHLGDMDFKVTGTEDGITACQMDIKIEGLDYKMLEEALDQARDGRLHILNKIKETIAEPRVDYKPHVPRIETILVPDEVVGGIIGKGGETIQAIQAETNTTISIGDPDDDKMAMVEIYSDDKAGLDEAMARVKAIAFPPTAEVGETYSGKVKNIVAFGAFVEILPGIDALLHVSEIAWERVEKVDDYLKTGDVLDVKVIGKDPKNGKLKISRKTLLPKPEKKEKAEAK